The proteins below are encoded in one region of Bosea sp. BIWAKO-01:
- a CDS encoding amino acid ABC transporter substrate-binding protein — protein sequence MTATVATAQAPATLAQVKSRGILNCGSNTGLAGFGVPDAQGNWQGLDVEYCRAISSAIFNDPTKVKFIPLSAKDRFTALQSGEVDVLVRNSTWTMSRDTALGLLFTGVNYYDGQGFMVRKKLGVTSALQLSGASVCTQQGTTTELNLADFFRANNLKYEVVAFASSDETVKAYDAGRCDAFTTDASGLYAERLKLTAPDDHMVLPEIISKEPLGPATRNTDAQWFNLVKWVHFAMLNAEELGVTKANVDEMLKSSNPEIKRLLGTEGKFGEGIGLTPDWAYRIIKQVGNYGESFEKNVGQGSLLKIARGQNGLWTKGGLQYAPPVR from the coding sequence ATGACCGCTACGGTGGCAACGGCCCAGGCGCCCGCGACGCTGGCGCAGGTCAAGTCCCGCGGCATCCTCAACTGCGGCTCGAATACCGGTCTCGCTGGCTTTGGCGTGCCGGACGCTCAGGGCAACTGGCAAGGCCTCGATGTCGAATACTGCCGCGCGATCTCGTCGGCGATCTTCAACGACCCGACCAAGGTCAAGTTCATTCCGCTGTCTGCCAAGGACCGTTTCACGGCCCTGCAGTCCGGCGAAGTCGATGTGCTCGTGCGCAACTCGACCTGGACGATGTCGCGCGACACCGCGCTCGGGCTGCTCTTCACCGGCGTGAACTATTACGACGGCCAGGGCTTCATGGTCCGCAAGAAGCTCGGCGTCACCTCGGCTCTTCAGCTCTCCGGCGCGTCGGTCTGCACCCAGCAGGGCACCACGACCGAGCTCAACCTTGCGGACTTCTTCCGCGCCAACAACCTGAAGTATGAAGTCGTCGCCTTCGCCTCCTCGGACGAGACGGTCAAGGCCTATGACGCTGGCCGCTGCGATGCGTTCACCACGGATGCGTCGGGCCTCTATGCCGAGCGCCTGAAGCTGACTGCGCCCGATGATCACATGGTTTTGCCTGAGATCATTTCCAAGGAGCCGCTTGGACCGGCAACCCGCAACACCGACGCCCAATGGTTCAATCTGGTGAAGTGGGTGCATTTCGCCATGCTGAACGCGGAAGAACTCGGCGTGACCAAGGCGAATGTCGACGAGATGCTGAAGTCCTCCAACCCGGAGATCAAGCGTCTGCTCGGAACCGAGGGCAAGTTCGGTGAAGGCATCGGCCTGACCCCCGACTGGGCCTACCGGATCATCAAGCAGGTCGGCAATTACGGCGAATCCTTCGAGAAGAACGTCGGCCAGGGGTCGCTCCTCAAGATCGCCCGTGGCCAGAACGGCCTCTGGACCAAGGGCGGCCTGCAATACGCTCCGCCGGTTCGCTGA
- a CDS encoding amino acid ABC transporter substrate-binding protein gives MKRTVTAVVTTGLMLCAAGAAQAQSTTLTQVKNRGQLNCGVSPGLAGFGVPDAQGKWTGLDVDLCRAIAAAIFNDPSKVKYVPLSSKDRFTALQAGEVDLLSRTSTWTMSRDTALGLSFSTVNYYDGQAFMVRKKLGVDSALKLGGASICTQQGTTTELNLADFFRINNMKYEVVAFNTGDETIKAYEAGRCDAFSDDSSALYAQRLKFEAPDDHIVLPEIISKEPLGPVVRSSDMQWFNLVKWSHFAMLNAEELGITKANTDEQVKSTNPEVRRLLGVEGKFGEAIGLSADWAYRIVKQVGNYGESFEANVGSGSILKIARGKNALWTKGGLQYAPPVR, from the coding sequence ATGAAACGGACCGTCACTGCCGTTGTAACCACAGGCCTCATGCTCTGCGCGGCGGGCGCCGCCCAGGCGCAAAGCACCACCCTGACGCAGGTCAAGAATCGCGGGCAGCTGAACTGCGGCGTCAGCCCGGGCTTGGCCGGTTTCGGCGTCCCGGACGCTCAGGGGAAATGGACAGGCCTGGACGTCGATCTGTGCCGGGCGATCGCCGCGGCGATCTTCAACGATCCGAGCAAAGTCAAATACGTGCCGCTCTCGTCGAAGGACCGGTTCACGGCCCTGCAGGCAGGTGAGGTCGACCTGCTTTCACGGACCAGCACCTGGACGATGTCTCGCGACACCGCCCTCGGCCTGAGCTTCTCGACGGTGAACTACTATGACGGGCAGGCGTTCATGGTCCGCAAGAAGCTCGGCGTCGATTCGGCGCTGAAGCTGGGCGGCGCCTCGATCTGCACCCAGCAGGGCACCACGACCGAACTGAATTTGGCGGATTTCTTTCGCATCAACAACATGAAGTACGAGGTGGTGGCCTTCAACACGGGGGATGAGACGATCAAGGCCTACGAGGCAGGTCGCTGCGACGCTTTCAGCGACGATTCCTCGGCTCTCTATGCGCAACGGCTGAAATTCGAGGCGCCGGACGATCATATCGTGCTTCCGGAGATCATCTCGAAGGAGCCATTGGGGCCGGTCGTTCGGAGCAGCGACATGCAATGGTTCAACCTGGTGAAATGGAGTCATTTCGCCATGCTCAATGCCGAGGAACTCGGTATCACCAAAGCCAATACCGATGAGCAGGTGAAATCGACCAATCCGGAGGTTCGGCGGCTGCTCGGTGTCGAGGGCAAGTTTGGAGAAGCGATCGGCCTCAGCGCGGATTGGGCCTATCGGATCGTCAAGCAGGTCGGCAACTACGGCGAGTCCTTTGAGGCGAATGTCGGATCAGGATCGATCCTGAAAATCGCCCGCGGAAAGAATGCGTTGTGGACCAAGGGCGGACTGCAATACGCTCCCCCGGTGCGTTGA
- a CDS encoding amino acid ABC transporter substrate-binding protein, whose translation MNRFVSAALAVAATAAFAGGAEAQTGLLAQVKSRGQLICGVGPGLAGFGIPDAQGNWSGLDVDLCRAISAAVFNDPAKVKFIPLSSKDRFTALQSGEVDLLSRNTTWTMSRDTSLGLNFAGVNYYDGQGFMVRKKLGIDSALKLAGASVCTQQGTTTELNLADFFRANKLKYEVVAFASADETIKAYESGRCDAFTTDASGLYAERLKLGVPTDHIVLPDIISKEPLGPVVRHGDDTWLDIVKWTHFAMLNAEELGVTKANLDEMLKSENPEIKRLLGTEGKFGEAVGLSNDWVVRIIKHVGNYGESFERNVGANSLLKIARGQNALWTKGGLQYAPPIR comes from the coding sequence ATGAACAGGTTTGTCAGTGCAGCGCTCGCCGTTGCGGCAACCGCTGCTTTCGCGGGTGGAGCGGAGGCCCAAACGGGGCTGCTGGCTCAGGTGAAGAGCCGGGGGCAATTGATCTGCGGTGTCGGCCCAGGCCTTGCTGGCTTCGGTATCCCCGATGCTCAGGGCAATTGGAGCGGCCTTGACGTCGATCTCTGCCGCGCCATTTCGGCTGCGGTCTTCAATGATCCGGCCAAGGTCAAATTCATCCCGCTTTCGTCGAAGGACCGCTTCACTGCTCTGCAGTCCGGCGAAGTCGACCTGCTCTCGCGCAATACGACCTGGACCATGTCGCGCGACACGTCGCTCGGCCTGAACTTCGCGGGCGTGAATTACTATGACGGGCAGGGCTTCATGGTCCGCAAGAAGCTCGGGATCGATTCAGCCCTGAAGCTGGCGGGCGCCTCCGTCTGCACCCAGCAAGGCACGACGACGGAACTCAATCTCGCGGACTTCTTCCGCGCCAACAAACTGAAATACGAGGTCGTCGCCTTTGCGAGCGCCGACGAGACGATCAAGGCCTATGAATCGGGCCGCTGCGACGCCTTCACGACCGATGCGTCCGGGCTCTATGCCGAACGCCTGAAGCTCGGCGTCCCGACCGACCATATCGTCCTGCCGGATATCATCTCCAAGGAGCCCCTCGGTCCCGTCGTGCGCCACGGCGACGACACCTGGCTCGATATCGTCAAGTGGACCCATTTCGCCATGCTGAACGCCGAGGAACTCGGCGTGACCAAGGCTAATCTCGACGAGATGCTGAAATCCGAGAACCCGGAGATCAAGCGCCTGCTCGGCACCGAGGGCAAATTCGGCGAGGCTGTCGGCCTGAGCAATGACTGGGTCGTCCGCATCATCAAGCATGTCGGAAACTACGGTGAATCCTTCGAACGGAACGTCGGCGCCAACTCACTGCTGAAGATCGCTCGCGGCCAGAATGCGCTCTGGACCAAGGGCGGCCTGCAATACGCACCGCCTATCCGCTGA
- a CDS encoding amino acid ABC transporter permease: MTTIPTEPVQPGKASLLYDPKIRGYVYQLALLAVVGFLVYSAASNAIENLRAQKIASGFGFWHNAAGFDVNQKLIPFSASGSTYGQAFWVGLLNTLLVASIGIVLATFLGFFVGVARLSSNWILAKIAMVYVEVIRNLPLLLQLFFWYNAVLKPLPNPRQSIALPAGILLNNRGLYLPDPQLEPGGSLIVLTFLLGIVAAITFRYWARKQQTATGKQYPVGWVALGLVVVLPFFVYLLMGRPITFIYPELAGFNLRGGIQIFPEFVALLIGLTTYTAGFIAEVVRAGILAVSKGQSEAAHALGLRPGPTLKLVVIPQAMRVIIPPLTSNYLNLTKNSSLAVAIGYPDLVQVFTGTVLNQTGQAVEVVAITMAVYLTISLVTSLFMNIYNKRMALVER; this comes from the coding sequence GTGACGACCATACCGACGGAGCCGGTCCAACCGGGCAAGGCCTCACTGCTCTACGATCCGAAGATCCGAGGCTATGTCTATCAGCTTGCCCTCTTGGCCGTCGTCGGGTTCCTCGTTTATTCCGCCGCATCCAATGCCATCGAAAACCTCCGGGCGCAGAAGATCGCCTCGGGGTTCGGCTTCTGGCACAACGCCGCCGGCTTCGACGTCAACCAGAAGCTGATCCCGTTCAGCGCCTCGGGCTCGACCTATGGCCAGGCTTTCTGGGTCGGCCTGCTGAACACCCTGCTCGTCGCCTCGATTGGTATCGTGCTGGCGACCTTCCTCGGCTTCTTCGTCGGTGTGGCGCGCCTGTCCAGCAACTGGATCCTCGCCAAGATCGCCATGGTCTATGTCGAAGTCATCCGGAACCTGCCGCTGCTGCTGCAGCTGTTCTTCTGGTACAACGCGGTGCTGAAGCCGCTGCCGAACCCACGCCAGTCGATCGCGCTTCCGGCTGGCATCCTGCTGAATAACCGCGGCCTCTATCTGCCCGATCCGCAACTCGAGCCCGGCGGCAGCCTGATCGTCCTGACCTTCCTGCTCGGGATCGTGGCGGCGATCACCTTCCGCTACTGGGCCCGCAAGCAGCAGACGGCAACCGGCAAGCAGTATCCGGTCGGCTGGGTCGCTCTCGGCCTCGTCGTCGTGCTGCCCTTCTTCGTCTATCTGCTGATGGGCCGGCCGATCACCTTCATCTATCCTGAGCTCGCCGGTTTCAACCTGCGCGGCGGCATCCAGATCTTCCCGGAATTCGTGGCCTTGCTGATCGGCCTCACCACCTATACCGCGGGCTTCATCGCCGAAGTCGTGCGCGCGGGTATTCTCGCCGTCTCCAAGGGGCAGTCGGAAGCAGCCCATGCGCTCGGCCTGCGGCCGGGGCCGACGCTGAAGCTCGTCGTGATCCCGCAGGCGATGCGCGTGATCATTCCGCCGCTGACCTCCAACTATCTGAATCTGACGAAGAATTCTTCTCTGGCGGTCGCCATCGGCTATCCCGATCTCGTCCAGGTCTTCACCGGCACGGTGCTGAACCAGACGGGGCAGGCGGTCGAGGTCGTCGCCATCACCATGGCGGTTTATTTGACGATCTCTCTCGTCACCTCGCTGTTCATGAATATCTACAACAAGCGCATGGCGCTGGTGGAACGGTGA
- a CDS encoding amino acid ABC transporter permease: MTDATTENSAFFIRRETLPQEAAPLSVAGPLAWVRANLFSGPVNTILTLLCAYIVVTSLPEIIRFYFLDAVWTGSNRDACLTEKVGRPVGACWAYVADRFQYFVYGSYPVSQRWRVNIVFVMFALGIVWLLWNNAPLKKLGAFFFFVLLPISAYILLLGGPGTENFLRYLILATVALAAMYMVLSFVPSLARLFMGAGQLAVEHELPPWKRFYRPKRLILMALVAFGLIAILDKAVGLPRVDTGLWGGMTVTFLIAAVGIVFSLPLGVVLALGRRSRLPIIQLLSVIFIEFVRGVPLITVLFMANTMLPLFVPQEWSPDRLLRPLVGVALFAAAYMAEVIRGGLQAIPKGQYEGAMSLGLGYWNMMRLIILPQALRIVIPGIVNTFIGLFKDTTLVTIVGIFDFLRTIEATLVDPTWATPTTRATGYAFAAIFYFLCCWGMSRYSISVERRLAAGQRR, from the coding sequence ATGACCGATGCAACCACCGAGAACTCCGCCTTCTTCATCCGTCGCGAAACCCTGCCGCAGGAAGCAGCTCCGCTATCCGTGGCAGGGCCGCTTGCCTGGGTCCGGGCCAACCTCTTCTCCGGACCCGTCAACACGATTTTGACGCTGCTCTGTGCCTATATCGTTGTCACGAGCCTGCCGGAGATCATCCGGTTCTACTTCCTCGATGCGGTCTGGACGGGCTCAAACCGCGATGCCTGCCTTACCGAAAAGGTCGGCCGGCCGGTCGGCGCCTGCTGGGCCTATGTGGCCGACCGCTTCCAGTATTTCGTCTACGGCTCCTATCCGGTCAGCCAGCGCTGGCGCGTCAACATCGTCTTCGTGATGTTTGCGCTCGGTATCGTCTGGCTGCTCTGGAACAACGCCCCACTGAAGAAGCTCGGTGCTTTCTTCTTCTTCGTGCTGCTGCCGATCAGCGCCTATATCCTGCTGCTCGGCGGTCCCGGAACAGAGAATTTCCTGCGCTATCTGATCCTCGCGACGGTCGCACTGGCCGCGATGTACATGGTGCTGTCCTTCGTGCCTTCGCTGGCGCGCCTCTTCATGGGAGCCGGACAGCTCGCAGTCGAGCATGAGCTGCCGCCCTGGAAGCGTTTCTATCGGCCCAAGCGCCTGATCCTGATGGCACTTGTCGCCTTCGGCCTCATCGCCATTCTTGACAAGGCTGTCGGCCTGCCGCGAGTCGATACCGGCCTCTGGGGCGGCATGACGGTGACCTTCCTGATCGCGGCGGTCGGGATCGTCTTCTCGCTGCCCCTCGGTGTCGTGCTGGCGCTCGGACGGCGCTCCCGCCTGCCGATCATCCAGCTGCTCTCGGTGATCTTCATCGAGTTCGTGCGCGGCGTGCCGTTGATCACGGTGTTGTTCATGGCCAACACCATGCTGCCGCTCTTCGTGCCGCAGGAATGGTCGCCCGACCGTCTTCTGCGCCCGCTGGTCGGTGTTGCCCTCTTTGCGGCCGCCTATATGGCCGAGGTCATTCGCGGCGGCCTGCAGGCCATCCCGAAGGGCCAGTATGAGGGGGCGATGTCGCTCGGCCTCGGCTATTGGAACATGATGCGCCTGATCATCCTGCCTCAGGCGTTGCGCATCGTGATCCCGGGCATCGTCAACACCTTCATCGGGTTGTTCAAGGATACGACGCTGGTCACCATCGTCGGCATCTTCGATTTCCTGCGGACCATCGAGGCGACCCTGGTCGATCCGACCTGGGCGACGCCGACGACGCGCGCGACGGGCTATGCTTTCGCCGCGATTTTCTATTTCCTGTGCTGCTGGGGCATGTCGCGCTATTCGATCTCGGTCGAGCGCCGTCTTGCTGCCGGCCAAAGACGTTGA
- a CDS encoding amino acid ABC transporter ATP-binding protein, with protein sequence MAESNISTRPAALKQTSLNTDTAVEMVGVNKWYGEFHVLRDINLKVARGEKLVICGPSGSGKSTMIRCINRLEEHQKGQIIVDGTELTNDLKKIDEIRRDVGMVFQHFNLFPHLTILENLTLAPIWVRKMPKKDAEEIGMHYLKRVKIPEQALKYPGQLSGGQQQRVAIARSLCMSPKIMLFDEPTSALDPEMVKEVLDTMVSLADEGMTMLCVTHEMGFARQVADRVIFMDAGQVVEMNEPNEFFKNPQHERTKLFLSQILH encoded by the coding sequence ATGGCAGAGAGCAACATCTCGACGCGTCCGGCGGCGCTGAAGCAGACCTCCTTGAACACGGATACAGCCGTGGAGATGGTCGGGGTCAACAAGTGGTATGGCGAGTTCCATGTGCTGCGCGACATCAACCTGAAGGTGGCGCGGGGCGAGAAGCTGGTGATCTGCGGACCCTCGGGCTCGGGCAAGTCGACGATGATCCGCTGCATCAACCGGCTCGAGGAGCATCAGAAGGGCCAGATCATCGTCGACGGCACCGAGTTGACGAATGATCTGAAGAAGATCGACGAGATCCGCCGCGATGTCGGCATGGTCTTCCAGCACTTCAACCTGTTCCCGCATCTGACGATCCTGGAGAACCTGACGCTGGCGCCGATCTGGGTGCGCAAGATGCCGAAGAAGGATGCCGAGGAGATCGGCATGCACTATCTCAAGCGCGTGAAGATCCCGGAGCAGGCGCTGAAATATCCGGGCCAGCTCTCGGGCGGCCAGCAGCAGCGCGTCGCGATCGCACGTTCGCTCTGCATGAGCCCGAAGATCATGCTGTTCGACGAGCCGACATCGGCGCTCGACCCCGAAATGGTCAAGGAGGTGCTCGACACCATGGTGAGCCTGGCCGACGAGGGCATGACCATGCTCTGCGTCACCCACGAGATGGGCTTTGCGCGCCAGGTCGCCGACCGTGTCATCTTCATGGATGCCGGCCAGGTCGTCGAGATGAACGAGCCCAACGAGTTCTTCAAGAACCCGCAGCACGAACGCACCAAGCTCTTCCTCAGCCAGATCCTGCACTGA
- a CDS encoding glycerophosphodiester phosphodiesterase, which produces MKQTLLSATMLAALACGGLAATSPAFAQPVPTLDGKKPLIVGHRGASGHRPEHTLESYKLAIEQGADFIEPDLVATKDGVLVARHEPMLSGTTDVSERPEFAARKTVRKVDGVDTNDWFAGDFTLAEIKTLRAKQAMPDRDQSHNGKFPIPTLQEIIDLAKAESTRTGRTIGIYPETKHPIFHAAIGLPLEDRLLDQLKAAGWTEKSSPVIIQSFETANLKYLRGKTQLRLVQLVDADDVDKDGGIVLAAPFDKPYDFVVTGDKRTFKDLVTADGLKEIKTYADGVGPWKPYILAGKQTIGDDGKPKDLNGDGKIDEQDRVLIAPTNVVKDAHAAGLFVHTWTFRSEPKRLASNFKGDPAAEYKAFFDLGIDGLFSDFPDAAVKARNAK; this is translated from the coding sequence ATGAAACAGACGCTACTTTCGGCCACGATGCTGGCCGCCCTCGCCTGCGGCGGCCTTGCTGCCACATCGCCCGCCTTTGCCCAACCCGTGCCGACGCTTGATGGGAAGAAGCCCCTCATCGTCGGTCATCGCGGCGCCAGCGGCCACAGGCCCGAGCACACGCTCGAATCCTACAAGTTGGCGATCGAACAGGGCGCCGATTTCATCGAGCCCGATCTTGTCGCGACCAAGGACGGTGTACTCGTCGCACGGCACGAGCCGATGCTGAGCGGCACCACCGACGTTTCCGAGCGACCGGAATTCGCTGCTCGCAAGACTGTCAGGAAGGTCGACGGTGTCGACACCAATGACTGGTTCGCCGGGGATTTCACCCTCGCCGAGATCAAGACGTTGCGCGCCAAGCAGGCGATGCCCGATCGCGACCAGTCGCATAATGGCAAATTTCCGATCCCGACGCTGCAGGAGATCATCGATCTCGCCAAGGCCGAAAGCACCCGGACTGGCCGGACCATCGGCATCTACCCCGAAACCAAGCACCCGATCTTTCATGCTGCGATCGGGCTGCCGCTCGAGGACCGCCTGCTCGACCAGTTGAAGGCGGCCGGCTGGACCGAAAAGTCCTCGCCCGTGATCATCCAGAGCTTCGAGACGGCCAATCTCAAATATCTGCGCGGCAAGACGCAACTGCGCCTCGTCCAGCTCGTCGATGCCGATGACGTCGACAAGGATGGCGGCATCGTCCTCGCCGCGCCCTTCGACAAGCCCTACGACTTCGTCGTCACCGGCGACAAGCGCACCTTCAAGGACCTGGTCACGGCCGACGGGCTGAAGGAGATCAAGACCTATGCCGACGGCGTCGGGCCGTGGAAGCCCTATATCCTCGCCGGCAAACAGACGATCGGCGACGACGGCAAGCCGAAGGATCTGAATGGCGACGGCAAGATCGACGAACAGGATCGGGTGCTGATCGCACCGACCAATGTCGTCAAGGACGCGCATGCGGCCGGCCTCTTCGTCCATACCTGGACGTTCCGCAGCGAGCCGAAGCGGTTGGCCTCGAATTTCAAGGGCGATCCCGCGGCCGAGTACAAGGCCTTCTTCGACCTCGGCATCGACGGGCTGTTCTCGGACTTCCCCGATGCCGCCGTGAAGGCCCGCAACGCCAAATAA
- a CDS encoding RsmB/NOP family class I SAM-dependent RNA methyltransferase: MTPAARISAAIEVLDDIIQRRRPASDALKDWGLSRRFAGSKDRAAIATLVYDALRRRSSSAFAMGEETSRAMVLGMLAGLRELRMEEIAELCSGENHAPAPLTREEATRLITFDLDDAPGWVRADVPEWLWPAFSASFGEQAVSEGAALADRAPIDIRVNRLKANQAKVLADLAHLGAEAGAWSPDAIRFLPGADGRGPSLQSEPSFFEGAFEIQDEGSQLVSLLAGARPGETVVDLCAGAGGKTLALAAQMQNQGRLFATDLDSRRLAPLHERLARSGASIVQIRVPRSRGHESLTEVVGEADLVLVDAPCTGSGTWRRNPDAKWRVRPGALAERIKEQAEVLARAARLVKPGGRIAYVTCSVLPDENDGAVSGFLQRHPSFTLVPSQEILSSTEGDFALLARFSTALGLQLSPQRTGTDGFYLACVRREA; encoded by the coding sequence ATGACCCCTGCCGCCCGCATCAGCGCCGCCATCGAGGTGCTGGACGATATCATCCAGCGTCGCCGACCGGCATCCGACGCCCTGAAGGATTGGGGCCTGTCGCGGCGCTTTGCCGGGTCAAAGGATCGCGCCGCAATTGCGACGCTGGTGTATGACGCGCTCCGCCGTCGCTCGTCCTCGGCCTTTGCCATGGGCGAGGAGACCTCGCGGGCGATGGTTCTCGGCATGCTGGCCGGCCTGCGCGAACTCCGGATGGAAGAGATCGCCGAACTGTGCTCGGGCGAGAACCACGCGCCCGCACCGCTGACGCGCGAGGAGGCGACCCGGCTGATCACCTTCGATCTCGACGATGCACCGGGCTGGGTCCGCGCCGATGTGCCGGAATGGCTTTGGCCCGCTTTCTCAGCGAGCTTTGGCGAGCAGGCCGTGTCGGAGGGCGCTGCACTGGCCGATCGTGCGCCGATCGATATCCGCGTCAACCGCCTTAAGGCGAATCAAGCCAAGGTGTTGGCGGATCTTGCTCATCTCGGAGCGGAGGCGGGGGCATGGTCCCCTGATGCGATCCGCTTTCTGCCGGGGGCGGATGGGCGCGGCCCCTCGCTGCAGAGCGAGCCGAGCTTCTTCGAGGGCGCCTTCGAGATCCAGGATGAGGGCTCGCAGCTCGTCTCGCTGCTGGCCGGCGCCAGACCCGGCGAGACCGTGGTCGATCTTTGCGCCGGCGCCGGAGGCAAGACGCTGGCTCTGGCCGCCCAGATGCAGAATCAGGGTCGCCTGTTCGCGACCGATCTCGATAGCCGTCGTCTTGCGCCTCTGCATGAGCGGCTGGCGCGCTCGGGCGCCAGTATCGTCCAGATCCGCGTCCCGCGCAGCCGCGGCCATGAATCGCTCACCGAAGTTGTCGGCGAGGCCGACCTCGTCCTGGTCGATGCGCCCTGCACCGGCTCCGGCACCTGGCGGCGCAATCCCGATGCAAAATGGCGCGTCAGACCGGGCGCGCTCGCCGAGCGGATCAAGGAACAGGCCGAGGTGCTGGCGCGCGCGGCCCGCCTGGTGAAGCCCGGCGGTCGTATTGCCTATGTCACCTGCTCGGTGCTTCCCGATGAGAATGACGGGGCCGTTTCAGGGTTCCTGCAGCGCCATCCCAGCTTCACCCTCGTGCCGAGCCAGGAGATCCTGTCGTCGACGGAAGGCGACTTTGCTCTGCTCGCGCGGTTCTCGACCGCGCTTGGCCTGCAATTGTCGCCGCAGCGCACCGGGACGGACGGATTCTATCTGGCTTGCGTCAGGCGCGAGGCCTGA
- the guaA gene encoding glutamine-hydrolyzing GMP synthase has product MTSKPHDSILIIDFGSQVTQLIARRVREIGVYCEIAPFQSASEAFQRMKPKGVIFSGGPASVPDENSPRAPQEVFSAGLPLLGICYGQQTMAHQLGGKVEGGHAAEFGRADVEIVAPSALFRDVWNQGGRFPVWMSHGDRVTQLPAGFSVKATSENAPFAVASDEERRFYSTMFHPEVVHTPDGAKLLRNFVVDICGCVPDWSMSAYRSETIAKIRAQVGRGRVICGLSGGVDSAVAAVLIHEAIGDQLTCVFVDHGLMRMNEAEEVVRLFRDSYNIPLVHVEAEELFLAELAKCGSDPEAKRKTIGRLFIEVFDEEARKLGGADFLAQGTLYPDVIESVSFSGGPSVTIKSHHNVGGLPERMKMKLVEPLRELFKDEVRVLGRELGLPEAFVGRHPFPGPGLAIRCPGEITKEKLDILRKADAIYLEEIRKAGLYDVIWQAFAVLLPVRTVGVMGDYRTYDHVCALRAVTSVDGMTADFYPYDMAFLGRTATRIINEVKGINRVVYDVTSKPPGTIEWE; this is encoded by the coding sequence ATGACGAGCAAGCCCCACGACTCCATCCTCATCATCGATTTCGGTAGCCAGGTCACGCAGCTGATCGCGCGTCGCGTACGCGAGATCGGCGTCTATTGTGAGATCGCGCCGTTCCAGTCGGCCTCCGAGGCCTTTCAGCGGATGAAGCCGAAGGGCGTCATCTTCTCCGGCGGGCCGGCCTCGGTGCCGGATGAAAATTCGCCGCGCGCCCCGCAGGAGGTCTTCTCGGCGGGCCTGCCACTTCTCGGCATCTGCTATGGCCAGCAGACCATGGCTCATCAGCTCGGCGGCAAGGTCGAGGGCGGGCATGCCGCCGAGTTCGGCCGCGCCGATGTCGAGATCGTCGCGCCTTCGGCACTGTTCAGGGATGTCTGGAACCAGGGCGGTCGCTTTCCGGTGTGGATGAGCCACGGCGACCGCGTCACGCAGTTGCCGGCTGGCTTTTCGGTCAAGGCGACCTCGGAGAACGCGCCCTTTGCTGTGGCGAGCGACGAGGAACGGCGTTTCTATTCAACCATGTTCCACCCGGAGGTGGTGCACACGCCGGACGGCGCCAAGTTGCTGCGCAACTTCGTCGTCGATATCTGCGGCTGCGTCCCGGATTGGAGCATGTCCGCCTATCGCTCCGAGACCATCGCCAAGATTCGTGCGCAGGTCGGCAGGGGCAGGGTGATCTGCGGGCTTTCCGGCGGCGTCGATTCCGCCGTTGCCGCCGTGCTGATCCACGAGGCCATCGGCGACCAGCTCACCTGCGTCTTCGTTGATCATGGCCTGATGCGGATGAACGAGGCGGAAGAGGTCGTGCGCCTGTTCCGCGACAGCTACAACATCCCGCTCGTGCATGTGGAGGCTGAGGAACTCTTCCTCGCCGAGCTCGCCAAATGCGGCTCCGATCCGGAGGCCAAGCGCAAGACCATCGGCCGCCTCTTCATCGAGGTCTTCGACGAGGAAGCGCGCAAGCTCGGTGGCGCCGATTTCCTGGCGCAGGGGACGCTCTATCCCGACGTGATCGAGAGCGTCTCCTTCTCCGGCGGGCCCTCGGTGACGATCAAGTCGCACCACAATGTCGGCGGGTTGCCCGAGCGCATGAAGATGAAGCTCGTCGAGCCGCTGCGCGAGCTGTTCAAGGACGAGGTCCGCGTCCTGGGCCGGGAGCTTGGCCTGCCCGAGGCCTTCGTCGGCCGCCATCCCTTCCCGGGACCGGGCCTCGCCATTCGCTGCCCCGGCGAAATCACCAAGGAAAAGCTCGACATCCTGCGCAAGGCTGATGCGATCTATCTCGAGGAGATCCGCAAGGCCGGTCTCTACGACGTGATCTGGCAGGCTTTTGCCGTGCTGCTGCCGGTGCGCACCGTCGGCGTGATGGGTGACTACCGCACTTACGACCATGTCTGCGCCTTGCGCGCTGTCACTTCGGTCGACGGCATGACCGCCGATTTCTACCCCTACGACATGGCCTTCCTCGGCCGTACCGCGACCCGCATCATCAACGAGGTCAAGGGCATCAACCGGGTCGTCTACGACGTGACGTCGAAGCCGCCTGGTACGATCGAGTGGGAGTGA